The proteins below are encoded in one region of Chlamydiales bacterium:
- a CDS encoding SufE family protein, translated as MNLQLMYESCLKKQDGIKKKFFHLETPEEKYNLIMDLGKNQAKLDPSLKTEESLVKGCQSKMYLRSYLKDGLVYFETESDALISAGLAVLLTEVYSGEKPEVILKCPPTYLEEIGITSSLSPSRSNGLASLHLKMKQEALRYIHKQA; from the coding sequence ATGAACCTACAACTCATGTATGAATCTTGCTTAAAAAAACAGGATGGAATTAAAAAAAAGTTTTTCCATCTTGAAACTCCTGAAGAAAAATATAATTTGATAATGGATCTTGGAAAAAATCAAGCCAAACTCGATCCATCCTTAAAAACAGAGGAGAGCCTTGTCAAAGGATGCCAAAGCAAAATGTACCTTAGAAGCTATTTAAAAGATGGTCTTGTCTATTTTGAAACAGAATCGGATGCTCTCATCTCTGCAGGACTTGCTGTACTTTTAACAGAAGTATATAGCGGCGAAAAACCAGAAGTCATACTTAAATGCCCTCCTACTTACCTAGAAGAGATTGGTATTACATCTAGCTTATCTCCAAGTAGGTCTAATGGACTTGCAAGTTTGCACCTTAAAATGAAACAAGAAGCCTTGCGTTATATACACAAACAAGCTTAA
- a CDS encoding Hsp70 family protein, whose amino-acid sequence MKTTNYIIGIDLGTTNCTMAYTSLGRGKHPEIIQFPIMQMSAFGVQEEHFSLPSFLYFPLEEEKEKHLFLDKKVSVGILARERGSEIPGRVISSAKSWLCHDGVQRRDPLLPLDAEDNAIKISPVEAITELLKHLQEVWNVKFPDDPFKEQTILITVPASFDPAARQLVEESAKLADYPEVILLEEPQAAFYAWLCREKEEWRSKLAVGDTVLVVDIGGGTSDFSLIRAEDDKGDLILKRLAVGTHLLLGGDNMDLSLAYLAKQKLEASNKSIDSSQMSELVHRCRFAKEELLKQGALEKVIVAVQGRGSKLIGGSCKVELSREEILKYIVDGFMPLVEPTERSPVEKKLGIRQIGLPYAQDARISCQLAKFLSMTGEKESASMDEFILPTAILFNGGALKANALQERLIELLNSWAKNLKKSPIKILDGVNLDYAVSVGSVYYGLSREGTGIRIRAGISRSYFIGIESAGLAIPGIQPKVKALCVASFGMEEGDSVDITGQEFTLLLGELASFRFFSHSTEKFSNGLAPTPGVLLAECLDELRELHPIETLLDKQGIEGSLVRVTLSSKVTELGSFQLWCRAQDGRKWKLEFDIR is encoded by the coding sequence ATGAAGACAACGAATTATATAATAGGCATAGATCTTGGAACTACCAATTGTACGATGGCTTATACAAGTCTTGGAAGGGGTAAACATCCAGAAATTATACAGTTTCCTATCATGCAAATGAGTGCTTTTGGCGTACAAGAAGAGCATTTTTCACTGCCTTCCTTTCTTTATTTTCCTTTGGAAGAGGAAAAAGAAAAACATCTCTTTTTAGATAAAAAAGTTTCTGTTGGGATTTTAGCAAGAGAGCGTGGATCTGAAATTCCTGGAAGGGTAATTTCTTCTGCAAAGTCATGGCTCTGTCATGATGGTGTTCAAAGAAGAGATCCCTTATTGCCGTTAGATGCTGAAGATAATGCAATCAAGATAAGCCCTGTTGAGGCAATTACAGAGCTTTTAAAGCATCTTCAGGAAGTGTGGAATGTAAAATTCCCAGATGATCCTTTTAAAGAGCAAACGATTCTTATCACAGTCCCAGCATCGTTTGATCCGGCAGCAAGACAACTTGTAGAGGAATCTGCAAAGCTTGCAGATTATCCTGAGGTAATTCTTTTAGAAGAACCACAAGCAGCTTTTTACGCATGGCTTTGTAGAGAGAAAGAAGAGTGGAGAAGTAAGCTTGCAGTGGGTGATACGGTTCTTGTGGTAGATATTGGTGGGGGAACAAGCGATTTTAGTCTTATTCGAGCAGAAGATGATAAGGGTGATCTTATTTTGAAAAGGCTTGCTGTTGGCACACATCTTCTTTTGGGAGGTGATAATATGGACCTTTCTCTTGCCTACCTTGCAAAGCAGAAGTTAGAAGCTTCTAATAAGAGTATCGATAGTAGTCAGATGAGTGAGCTTGTACATCGTTGTAGATTTGCAAAAGAAGAGCTCTTAAAGCAAGGGGCTCTGGAAAAGGTTATTGTAGCGGTACAAGGAAGAGGAAGCAAGCTAATTGGAGGAAGCTGTAAAGTAGAGCTTTCAAGGGAAGAGATTTTAAAATATATTGTCGATGGATTTATGCCTCTTGTAGAACCAACAGAGCGCTCTCCTGTAGAGAAAAAACTTGGGATAAGACAGATTGGATTGCCCTACGCTCAAGACGCACGCATCTCTTGTCAGCTTGCTAAGTTTTTATCGATGACAGGTGAAAAAGAGAGCGCAAGCATGGATGAATTCATTTTACCAACAGCCATACTTTTCAATGGGGGTGCGCTAAAGGCAAATGCTTTGCAGGAACGGTTGATAGAATTACTAAATTCTTGGGCAAAAAATTTAAAGAAAAGTCCCATTAAGATATTAGATGGTGTAAATCTTGATTATGCTGTAAGCGTTGGATCTGTTTACTATGGGCTTTCAAGAGAAGGTACTGGTATACGCATTAGGGCAGGAATTAGTAGAAGTTATTTTATCGGTATAGAGAGCGCAGGTCTTGCAATTCCAGGGATTCAGCCTAAAGTAAAGGCACTGTGCGTAGCTTCTTTTGGCATGGAAGAGGGTGATAGTGTCGATATTACAGGTCAGGAATTTACATTGCTTTTAGGAGAATTAGCAAGTTTTCGTTTTTTTAGTCACTCCACGGAGAAGTTCTCTAATGGTTTAGCGCCAACTCCAGGTGTTTTGCTTGCTGAGTGCTTAGATGAGCTAAGAGAGTTACATCCCATTGAAACATTATTAGATAAACAAGGAATAGAAGGCTCGCTTGTGAGAGTTACTTTGAGCTCTAAGGTGACAGAGCTAGGTAGCTTTCAGCTCTGGTGTAGAGCACAAGATGGTCGTAAGTGGAAGCTTGAATTTGATATTAGATGA
- a CDS encoding DUF2760 domain-containing protein → MMRLSCAIKAFFRELKAPQKTEVLAKEEKKLDNSEHLRLLYILQHSSRIVDFLKEDISGYQDAEVGLAVRQIHAECAKTLEDLIVIRPLMDAKEGSAMTVPKGYDPAEIKVTGRVKGEPPYKGVLRHAGWKAHKLSLPRPVGEVRKDILCPAEVEIVN, encoded by the coding sequence ATGATGAGACTTAGTTGTGCTATAAAAGCTTTTTTTAGAGAGTTAAAAGCGCCTCAAAAAACAGAAGTTTTGGCAAAAGAAGAGAAGAAATTGGATAATTCTGAGCATTTGCGACTGCTCTATATTTTACAACATTCTTCTCGTATTGTGGATTTTTTAAAAGAAGATATTAGTGGTTATCAGGATGCAGAGGTAGGACTTGCCGTTCGGCAGATTCATGCAGAGTGTGCAAAAACATTGGAAGATCTTATTGTCATTCGCCCTCTCATGGATGCAAAAGAGGGTAGTGCGATGACTGTTCCCAAAGGGTATGATCCAGCTGAAATTAAGGTTACTGGGCGCGTGAAAGGAGAGCCTCCTTATAAAGGAGTACTTAGACATGCTGGTTGGAAGGCTCATAAGTTATCTCTTCCAAGACCAGTTGGAGAGGTAAGAAAGGACATATTGTGCCCTGCAGAAGTAGAGATTGTGAATTAG